The Flavobacteriales bacterium genome contains the following window.
GCTCAGGTGGTCGATATCGTCCACATCGGCCTTCACGTTCACCAGCTCGATCAGGAACTTGATAATGCTGATGATGTCCTCTTTCGTGAGTACGCGCACGCTAAGCTCGCTCTCCAGACCCAGCTTCTTGTTGATGCGGTAGCGGCCCACCTCACCGAGGTCGTAGCGCTGCTCGCTGAAGAACAGCTTGTCGATCACGCCACGGGCGGTCTCGATATCGGGTGGCTCGGCATTGCGCAGCTGGCGGTAGATCACCTCCACAGCTTCCTTCTCGCTGTTGGAGGTATCCTTCTGCAGTGTGTTGTAGATCAGCGCGTAGTCGGCGGCGTTGATCTCCTTCTTGTGCAGGATAACCGTCTTGGCACCGCTTTCCAGGATCTGGTCCACATGGTGCTCTTCGATGATGGTCTCGCGGTCGATGAGCACTTCGTTACGTTCGATCGAGACCACTTCTCCGGTGTCCTCGTCCACGAAGTCCTCCACCCAGGTCTTCAGCACGCGGGCGGCCAGCTTGCGGCCCACGCTTTCCTTGATGGCGGCCTTGGTCACCTTGATCTCATCGGCCAAGCCGAAGATCTCCAGGATCTGCTTGTCGCTCTCGAACCCGATGGCACGCAGCAGCGTGGTCACGGGCAGCTTTTTCTTACGGTCGATGTAGGCGTACATCACCCCGTTGATGTCCGTGGCGAACTCGATCCACGAACCCTTGAAGGGGATGACACGGGCGCTGTACAATTTGGTGCCGTTGGCGTGGCGGCTCTGGCCGAAGAACACGCCCGGGGAACGGTGCAGCTGGCTCACGACCACGCGCTCGGCGCCGTTCACCACGAACGAGCCTTTGGGGGTCATGTACGGGATCTGGCCCAGGTACACGTCCTGCACAATGGTCTCGAAGTCCTCGTGCTCAGGGTCGGTGCAATAGAGCTTCAGTTTGGCCTTGAGGGGCACGCTATAGGTAAGACCGCGCTCGATGCACTCGTCAATGGAGTACCGGGGCGGGTCGATGAAGTAGTCAAGGAATTCCAGCACGAACTGATTGCGGGTGTCCGTGATGGGGAAGTTCTCCATGAAGGTCTTGAAAAGACCCTCATTGGACCTGTTCTCCGGCAGGGTGTCGATCTGGAAGAAATCCTCGAAGCTTTCCAGTTGGATGTCGAGGAAGTCGGGGTACTCTTTGGAGAGCTTGTTCGACCCGAAATCGATGCGCTTGTTCTTCTTGATGCTGATGGTCTTCGCCTGGGCCATGGATGCGATCGGGGGTTGACTGAAGGAGGAGAGACAGGGTGCGGCACAAAACACCGCAGGCAGGCACGGACCGCTCCTTCAGCGGCCCGGCCTGCTCAATGCTTGCAGCGGAGGTTCTTACTTAACCTCAACTTCGGCGCCGGCTTCCGTCAGTTGCTGCTTCAGGCTCTCGGCTTCCTCTTTGGAAACGCCTTCCTTCAGCGGCTTCGGAGCACCGTCGACGAGGTCTTTCGCCTCTTTCAAGCCCAGGCCGGTGAGCTCCTTCACGAGCTTCACCACGGCGAGCTTGTTGGCTCCGCCGGCCTTGAGCACCACATCGAAGCTGGTCTTCGCAGCGGCGGCTTCGCCACCACCTGCACCACCAGCGGCAGCAACAGCAACAGCTGCAGCAGCGGGCTCGATGCCATAGGTATCCTTCAGGTATTGAGCGAGTTCGCTCACCTCTTTCACGGTGAGGCCCACGAGGGTGTCGCCCAGTGATTTCACGTCTGCCATTGTCTTCGGGTTGTTGAGAGTTCTTGTGTGGAAGTGCGTAACGTCTTTCGGAGGCGCGTCAGGCTTTCGCCGCGCGCTCTTCCAATGCTTTTACCAGGCCGGCCACCTTGTGCCCACCACCGCCTTGCAGGGCGCTGAGGACGTTCTGGATCGGGCTCTGGAGGATAGCGATGATGTCGCCGATGAGCTCTTCCTTGCCTTTCAGCTTGGTGAGCACGGCCAGTTGGTCGTCGCCGACGAAGATGGCCTCATCGATGTATGCGCTCTTCAGCAAGGGCTTCTTGTGCTTCTTGCGGAAGTCGCTGATGATCTTGGCGGGGGCATTGCCCTTCTGTGCGAAGAGCAGCGCCGTTTGACCGGCCAGTGTGGGGAACAGCTCGCTGTAGTCCTTGCCTTCGATCTTCTCCAGGGC
Protein-coding sequences here:
- the rplL gene encoding 50S ribosomal protein L7/L12; its protein translation is MADVKSLGDTLVGLTVKEVSELAQYLKDTYGIEPAAAAVAVAAAGGAGGGEAAAAKTSFDVVLKAGGANKLAVVKLVKELTGLGLKEAKDLVDGAPKPLKEGVSKEEAESLKQQLTEAGAEVEVK
- a CDS encoding 50S ribosomal protein L10, with product MTRTEKDNMINELVGELREANVFYLTDSSALTADQTSNLRRAMFNGGIRMRVVKNTLLRKALEKIEGKDYSELFPTLAGQTALLFAQKGNAPAKIISDFRKKHKKPLLKSAYIDEAIFVGDDQLAVLTKLKGKEELIGDIIAILQSPIQNVLSALQGGGGHKVAGLVKALEERAAKA